A DNA window from Paenibacillus sp. HWE-109 contains the following coding sequences:
- a CDS encoding stalk domain-containing protein: MKSSLKGFMLGVVTTCLMLGATVAYAAGGTQIEVYFEKLKYVFEGVEKQPTAEQGQGFIYKGTTYVPLRFVSESLGKEVGWNGTSKTIWIGKQPENTNTNAGNENGSNPTSTGTEAAVYLTDLTGMTKEDEASMLNVNSWGKGHNTAVHKPAFQIAGTNYKKGLGLYHHDHPYPPNIKTGGTVQYPLDGKYVKLTAFVGADDSTLSNTASGTIKFIGDGKELLVIDAITAGKNAAPVDLDVTGIQVLRINFNSDRQGLINLIVADPMVTPAAKPTTSTPNVQSDMIIVERDKKAEFVVLKNRGTKEIDLKGWKVISVNGQEVYPFKESYVLNPDSYVMLLSGKEGKSYEQTGVNGTEFRTYSRSLLWTTSEVWNDTESDAVELYNPAGAKVSEYIN, from the coding sequence ATGAAATCCAGTTTAAAAGGTTTTATGTTAGGCGTTGTAACCACATGTCTTATGCTAGGGGCAACCGTAGCCTATGCGGCAGGCGGGACACAGATCGAGGTTTATTTTGAAAAGTTGAAGTATGTTTTCGAAGGGGTCGAGAAGCAACCCACGGCAGAACAAGGACAAGGGTTTATCTATAAGGGGACAACGTATGTGCCATTGCGTTTCGTGAGTGAATCTCTCGGCAAGGAGGTTGGTTGGAATGGCACATCCAAGACGATTTGGATCGGGAAGCAGCCGGAGAATACAAATACAAATGCTGGGAACGAGAACGGCAGCAATCCGACATCTACAGGAACAGAAGCTGCTGTGTATTTGACAGATTTGACCGGGATGACCAAGGAAGATGAAGCTAGCATGCTTAACGTAAACAGCTGGGGAAAAGGCCACAACACGGCTGTGCATAAACCTGCTTTTCAAATTGCTGGCACGAACTATAAAAAGGGATTAGGTCTTTACCATCATGATCATCCTTATCCTCCGAATATCAAAACAGGTGGAACCGTTCAATACCCGTTAGATGGCAAATACGTGAAGCTTACTGCTTTTGTCGGGGCCGATGACAGCACGCTGTCCAATACGGCGTCAGGAACGATCAAGTTCATCGGTGACGGGAAGGAACTTCTCGTCATTGATGCCATCACCGCAGGGAAGAATGCTGCTCCCGTGGATTTGGACGTGACGGGAATTCAAGTTTTGCGCATCAATTTTAACTCGGACCGTCAGGGATTAATCAATTTGATCGTTGCTGATCCAATGGTTACTCCTGCTGCAAAGCCAACTACTTCGACGCCAAATGTACAATCTGACATGATTATCGTTGAACGCGACAAGAAGGCGGAGTTCGTTGTGTTGAAAAATCGGGGCACCAAGGAAATCGATCTTAAAGGCTGGAAAGTTATAAGTGTAAACGGCCAGGAAGTATATCCGTTCAAAGAAAGCTATGTATTGAACCCGGATTCTTATGTCATGCTCCTTAGCGGCAAAGAAGGTAAATCCTATGAACAAACGGGTGTTAACGGTACGGAATTCCGGACGTACTCCCGAAGCCTGCTTTGGACAACATCGGAGGTCTGGAACGATACAGAATCCGATGCGGTCGAGCTCTATAACCCTGCAGGCGCGAAAGTTAGTGAGTACATCAATTAA
- a CDS encoding ADP-ribosylglycohydrolase family protein, translating to MSCQILNEKDYYRIVYGGWLGKNIGGTLGAPVEGVKELLTLTYYPELPDGPLENDDLDLQLVWLHALEQYGPGLTARELGQEWLEHVFFPFDEYGYAITNMRRGLVAPVAGAFNNPFTNCMGSPIRSEIWAMVTPGSPETAAHYAYQDAIVDHAGGEGVYGEMFFAALESAIFFEKDRDRLIAIGMTYIPEDSRTAKALKDLLIWHQEGKDWLEARALILEHHGSDNFTDAPQNIAFTILGWLYGEDFEDAILKAVNCGYDTDCTAATLGAILGMLLGPEGLPAAWVDPVGDRIVVSPPIKGFPAPKNLDELTQRTIRMGKQILAAWDTGIIVHPDLPTSWDQPVQVEQASRIRELWTKKVTANHYLLPLGTQQNADAELEIDFGQTGPAIGVNQTKTLQITLTNRALTPVTGWLALELPDGWEGPTAVEVSLQPNESTEWNALVCASETAKPSYELTCVWTRSHDASIWTAHRVPFALVNAAKWTVWGPNNTEGKEVYVTGNRLELEQALASEDDGVYRAQTTLFNPEPRTVRLIAAANSPVKLILDGKLVINCDEILEFMPAYHRAHDEQLIELTLAAGSYKVEVEAVRNGSPLEVYILPVAIKETSIPGPHYYFTDILFG from the coding sequence ATGAGCTGTCAGATTCTTAATGAAAAGGATTACTATCGCATTGTATATGGAGGATGGCTGGGTAAAAATATCGGAGGGACGCTCGGCGCGCCTGTCGAAGGCGTGAAAGAACTGCTCACATTGACCTACTATCCGGAGCTGCCGGACGGGCCGCTGGAAAATGATGATTTGGATTTGCAATTGGTGTGGCTGCATGCATTGGAGCAGTACGGCCCTGGTTTGACTGCGCGTGAATTAGGTCAGGAATGGCTGGAGCATGTCTTTTTCCCTTTTGATGAATACGGTTACGCGATTACGAATATGCGCAGAGGACTCGTTGCGCCGGTTGCAGGAGCTTTCAATAATCCATTTACGAACTGTATGGGTTCGCCGATTCGCTCTGAAATTTGGGCGATGGTAACTCCCGGATCACCGGAAACAGCAGCTCATTATGCCTATCAAGATGCGATCGTTGATCATGCAGGCGGTGAAGGCGTATACGGAGAAATGTTCTTTGCTGCGCTGGAAAGCGCCATTTTCTTCGAGAAGGATCGGGATCGTTTAATTGCCATAGGGATGACCTATATCCCGGAAGATTCCCGTACGGCCAAAGCTTTGAAGGATCTGCTGATCTGGCATCAAGAAGGGAAAGACTGGCTCGAAGCGCGCGCCTTGATTTTGGAACACCATGGCAGTGATAATTTCACCGATGCTCCGCAAAATATTGCTTTCACCATCCTCGGCTGGTTGTATGGGGAAGATTTCGAAGATGCCATCTTGAAAGCCGTTAATTGCGGCTATGATACGGATTGCACGGCAGCTACGCTGGGGGCCATTCTAGGCATGCTGCTAGGGCCAGAAGGCTTGCCTGCTGCATGGGTAGATCCGGTTGGGGATCGCATTGTTGTCAGCCCGCCGATTAAAGGCTTTCCCGCGCCGAAGAATTTGGACGAACTCACGCAGCGCACAATCCGTATGGGCAAACAAATACTCGCTGCCTGGGACACGGGGATTATCGTTCATCCCGACCTGCCTACGTCGTGGGATCAGCCTGTCCAGGTAGAGCAGGCTTCGCGCATTCGTGAGCTTTGGACCAAGAAAGTAACGGCTAATCACTACTTGCTGCCTCTTGGCACACAGCAGAACGCGGATGCCGAGTTGGAAATTGATTTTGGCCAAACAGGTCCGGCGATCGGTGTAAATCAAACGAAAACCTTGCAAATCACACTGACCAATCGTGCTTTGACGCCTGTTACAGGTTGGCTGGCCTTGGAATTGCCAGATGGTTGGGAGGGGCCAACTGCGGTAGAAGTTAGCTTGCAGCCTAACGAGTCCACGGAGTGGAATGCCCTCGTATGCGCTTCTGAAACGGCTAAACCGAGTTATGAACTGACATGTGTATGGACGCGTTCGCATGATGCTTCGATTTGGACGGCTCATCGCGTGCCTTTTGCGCTGGTCAATGCGGCCAAATGGACCGTCTGGGGACCGAATAACACGGAGGGGAAAGAGGTCTACGTCACTGGAAACCGACTGGAACTCGAGCAGGCGCTTGCTTCCGAGGATGATGGCGTGTACCGTGCGCAAACGACGCTATTTAACCCTGAGCCTCGCACGGTCAGACTTATCGCAGCGGCGAACAGCCCGGTTAAGCTCATCTTAGATGGCAAGCTTGTCATCAATTGCGATGAAATTTTGGAATTTATGCCGGCGTATCACCGGGCTCATGATGAACAATTGATTGAGCTAACATTAGCTGCCGGAAGCTACAAGGTGGAAGTAGAAGCAGTAAGGAATGGCAGTCCTCTAGAGGTCTATATTTTGCCAGTGGCGATTAAGGAGACCAGCATTCCTGGACCGCATTACTATTTTACAGATATCTTGTTCGGGTGA
- a CDS encoding NADH:flavin oxidoreductase has protein sequence MTNPNTPADSVSVLPLFKSFHSDHLDLTNRIVMAPMTRGFSPNGVPGQDVADYYRRRAEHGVGLIVTEGTLINHPAAGASPSLPNFHGEAALQGWAKVVAGVHEAGGKIIPQLWHVGTTRAVGSQPNPEAPPVGPSGLDLNGVKVSEPLTVDEISALVAAYAQAAADAKRIGFDGIELHGAHGYLIDQFFWEKTNQRSDQYGGSLVARSRFAVEIVEACRCAVGPDFPIVFRFSQWKSSDYTAKLANTPEELEQFLTPLVQAGVDIFHCSTRRFWDPEFEGSTLNLAGWTKKITGKPTITVGSVGLDAEFTKLFQEGAGANAVHLGNLLERLEQGEFDLIAVGRALLQDPQWAEKIREGRTDELLPFTPESTRTLT, from the coding sequence ATGACCAACCCTAACACTCCTGCCGACTCCGTTTCGGTACTTCCCTTATTTAAGTCCTTTCACTCGGACCACTTGGACTTAACCAATCGCATCGTCATGGCGCCCATGACACGCGGTTTCTCACCTAATGGCGTTCCTGGGCAAGACGTAGCGGATTATTATCGCCGCCGCGCCGAGCACGGCGTAGGTCTCATCGTAACCGAAGGTACGCTCATCAACCATCCGGCGGCGGGCGCAAGCCCGAGTTTGCCGAACTTCCATGGGGAAGCCGCCTTGCAGGGCTGGGCCAAAGTCGTAGCTGGCGTACATGAAGCTGGCGGGAAAATCATTCCACAGCTCTGGCATGTAGGCACAACACGCGCAGTCGGCAGTCAACCGAATCCGGAAGCTCCACCGGTAGGCCCATCCGGCCTTGACCTGAACGGTGTCAAAGTATCCGAGCCGCTAACGGTAGATGAAATTAGCGCGCTGGTCGCAGCCTATGCCCAAGCAGCCGCGGATGCGAAGCGCATCGGCTTCGATGGCATCGAGCTTCATGGCGCGCATGGTTACTTAATCGACCAGTTCTTCTGGGAGAAAACAAATCAGCGCAGCGATCAATATGGCGGAAGCCTCGTTGCCCGCTCCCGCTTCGCGGTTGAAATCGTAGAAGCTTGCCGATGCGCCGTTGGCCCTGACTTCCCGATCGTCTTCCGCTTCTCGCAATGGAAAAGTTCTGATTATACTGCGAAACTGGCCAACACGCCCGAAGAACTTGAGCAGTTTTTAACGCCTTTAGTGCAAGCGGGTGTCGATATCTTCCACTGTTCAACCAGACGTTTCTGGGACCCTGAATTCGAAGGTTCCACACTCAACCTAGCTGGCTGGACCAAAAAAATCACAGGCAAACCAACCATCACCGTCGGCTCCGTAGGGCTGGATGCAGAATTCACGAAGCTCTTTCAAGAGGGAGCTGGCGCCAACGCAGTTCATCTCGGAAATCTGCTTGAGCGATTGGAGCAAGGAGAGTTCGACTTAATCGCCGTCGGCCGCGCCTTGCTGCAAGATCCGCAATGGGCGGAGAAAATCCGCGAAGGCCGCACGGATGAACTGCTGCCATTTACGCCTGAGTCAACACGAACGCTGACTTAA
- a CDS encoding AraC family transcriptional regulator: MYYSLSRLSKLDVIWADLFDTKNSSFYREQHHNPYYELIVIADGTVHLQTGETRMSLHAGQSLLMLPWESHTGWNPEERQGQFFWAQFSCDPGLNEFLLDQASQLNIVHAERTELRTTEMKHEDVLVVPRQFQAIQRYKLLGLFEELVSTMKQPKGYFRFHATLLLGEILRLIASDFLEQSAVDTNFSASYITFRGLVNHLNNSYESDISKDQLEQVLNRKYEYLCQVFKRYAHTNIHHYIHQLRAQRAKYLLLNTGKSVKDIAEEVGYQDPFYFSRMFKKIEGTSPQHFRGASSKN, translated from the coding sequence ATGTACTACTCTCTATCGCGATTGTCCAAGCTTGACGTCATTTGGGCGGATCTGTTCGATACCAAAAACAGTTCCTTTTACCGCGAGCAGCATCATAATCCCTATTACGAGCTGATTGTTATTGCTGACGGAACGGTACATCTGCAAACAGGTGAAACCCGCATGAGTCTGCATGCCGGCCAGTCGCTGCTAATGCTGCCTTGGGAATCGCATACCGGCTGGAATCCGGAGGAGCGGCAGGGCCAGTTCTTTTGGGCGCAATTTTCTTGCGACCCCGGCCTGAATGAATTCCTTCTGGATCAAGCAAGCCAACTAAATATTGTCCATGCCGAAAGAACCGAGCTGCGTACGACGGAAATGAAACATGAGGATGTATTGGTCGTTCCACGTCAATTCCAAGCGATCCAGCGCTACAAACTGCTGGGGTTGTTCGAAGAACTGGTATCGACCATGAAACAGCCTAAAGGCTATTTCCGTTTCCATGCGACCCTGTTGTTGGGCGAGATTCTGCGGCTCATTGCTAGTGATTTTCTGGAGCAGAGTGCTGTGGATACGAATTTTTCAGCTTCTTATATCACTTTCCGTGGACTGGTCAACCACTTAAACAATTCCTATGAATCCGATATTTCCAAAGATCAGCTGGAGCAAGTGTTGAATCGGAAATATGAATATTTGTGCCAAGTGTTCAAACGCTATGCCCATACGAACATCCATCATTACATCCATCAGCTGCGAGCGCAGCGCGCCAAATACTTGCTCCTGAATACGGGCAAAAGCGTGAAAGATATCGCCGAAGAAGTCGGTTATCAGGACCCCTTTTATTTCAGCCGGATGTTCAAAAAAATCGAAGGAACTTCACCCCAGCATTTCCGAGGGGCAAGTTCTAAGAACTAG
- a CDS encoding amidohydrolase family protein, with the protein MRIDAHQHYWLTERGDYGWLAPEQGILFEDYMPERLADARQRYHFEHTIVVQAAPTVAETEFLLSLYEEHDSIAGVVGWLDLDSPHFPEQYAKLRKHRGFVGFRPMLQDLEDDWILRPRVLDHLERVVEDEFPLDLQLRPRHLPYILELLRRFPTLRAVVDHAAKPFIAAGLIEPWKSQLTELAAFPHIMCKLSGLVIEANHPVWRWEDLAPYVHAVVEMFGPHRIMFGSDWPVCLLASSYDEVYEALLQALPAHLSEEAQAALFGDNAARFYGVGE; encoded by the coding sequence ATGAGAATTGATGCTCATCAACATTATTGGCTAACAGAACGTGGCGATTATGGCTGGTTGGCCCCTGAGCAGGGCATTCTATTTGAGGACTATATGCCGGAACGATTGGCAGATGCACGGCAGCGCTACCACTTTGAGCATACAATTGTCGTGCAAGCCGCACCTACGGTAGCGGAAACGGAGTTCCTGCTTTCTTTGTATGAGGAGCATGATAGTATCGCTGGCGTAGTGGGGTGGTTGGATCTCGATTCCCCTCACTTCCCCGAGCAGTACGCCAAGCTTCGCAAACACAGAGGATTCGTAGGCTTTCGCCCAATGCTTCAGGACTTGGAGGATGATTGGATCCTTCGACCACGCGTTCTGGATCATCTCGAACGGGTAGTTGAGGACGAGTTTCCGCTGGATTTGCAGCTTAGGCCAAGGCATCTTCCTTATATTCTGGAGCTGTTGCGGAGGTTTCCGACACTTAGGGCTGTGGTGGATCATGCGGCGAAACCCTTTATTGCGGCTGGTTTGATCGAACCATGGAAGTCGCAGCTCACCGAACTGGCTGCTTTTCCTCACATCATGTGTAAGCTGTCAGGACTGGTCATAGAAGCGAATCATCCAGTTTGGCGATGGGAGGATTTGGCTCCCTATGTGCACGCCGTCGTAGAGATGTTTGGCCCACATCGCATTATGTTTGGCAGCGATTGGCCGGTGTGTTTGCTCGCCAGCAGTTATGATGAGGTCTACGAGGCGCTGCTTCAAGCTTTGCCTGCGCATTTATCTGAAGAGGCGCAGGCGGCCTTATTCGGAGACAATGCGGCGCGCTTTTATGGCGTTGGCGAATAG